From one Solanum lycopersicum chromosome 12, SLM_r2.1 genomic stretch:
- the LOC101261306 gene encoding chaperone protein dnaJ 49, translated as MEGNKDEALRCIGIAKEAIASGNKQKALKFIRIARRLNNDLSVEDLLAACENLESPTPESSSEVRNVENKKNDTSRVKSDEVSDGERNYTDEHVQLIRQIKIKKDYYAILGLEKGCSVEEIRKSYRKLSLKVHPDKNKAPGSEEAFKKVSKAFKCLSDDDSRRQYDQTGLAEDFEYNQQHNVRRRRRTGHSYYDDDFDPDEIFRAFFGRSDMFRTAHVYRTRTNAAPQREDLGSTGPNFLLLLQLLPFLIIILLAYLPFSEPEYSLQKNYQYQFRKMTEEHGVEYFVKSHEFDQKYPLGSPDRDNIEDHVIRDYKNMLGRYCHIELQRRQWNRKYPTPHCDRLQSFGVA; from the coding sequence ATGGAAGGTAACAAGGATGAGGCTTTAAGGTGCATTGGTATTGCCAAGGAGGCAATTGCATCTGGCAATAAGCAGAAAGCACTCAAGTTTATCAGAATTGCACGGCGCCTTAACAATGATCTATCTGTGGAAGATCTTTTGGCTGCATGTGAAAATCTGGAGTCACCGACTCCTGAGTCCTCAAGTGAGGTTAGAAAtgttgaaaataagaaaaatgacaCGAGTCGTGTTAAGTCTGATGAGGTATCCGATGGGGAGAGGAACTATACTGACGAACATGTGCAGTTGATTAGGCAAATTAAGATTAAGAAGGACTATTACGCGATTCTTGGTCTAGAGAAGGGTTGTTCAGTTGAGGAGATTAGGAAGTCGTACAGGAAACTGTCATTGAAAGTTCATCCCGACAAAAATAAGGCTCCAGGCTCTGAAGAGGCATTTAAGAAAGTATCCAAGGCATTTAAGTGTTTGAGTGATGATGATTCAAGGAGGCAGTATGACCAGACAGGTTTGGCTGAGGATTTCGAGTATAATCAGCAGCATAATGTCAGGCGCAGGAGGAGAACTGGGCACAgctattatgatgatgattttgatcCTGATGAGATTTTCAGAGCGTTTTTTGGGCGTTCCGATATGTTTAGGACAGCTCATGTTTACAGGACAAGAACAAATGCTGCTCCCCAGAGAGAGGATTTAGGTTCCACTGGGCCCAACTTCCTTCTCCTCCTTCAGTTATTGCCATTTTTAATCATCATTTTACTTGCTTATCTTCCTTTCTCGGAGCCAGAGTATTCTTTGCAGAAGAACTACCAATATCAGTTTAGGAAGATGACCGAAGAACATGGAGtagaatattttgttaaatcaCATGAATTTGATCAGAAGTATCCTCTTGGTAGTCCTGATCGAGATAACATTGAAGACCATGTTATTAGGGATTACAAAAATATGCTTGGTCGTTACTGTCATATAGAACTCCAGAGGCGACAATGGAACAGGAAGTACCCAACTCCTCACTGTGACAGGCTTCAATCTTTTGGAGTAGCATGA
- the CGI1 gene encoding uncharacterized protein isoform X1: protein MVIVYLFKMSAYDNVVGGKLKLKGKALDVKAAGIKKKKKKEKKDYDQISQVTENELSIDGGSGSIDNSTKEETTDATKSVGEENAGRWDDNLTPAERRYIEQRERIDMHKMAKTANKSHRDRIEDFNQYLANMSEHYDIPKVGPG, encoded by the exons ATGGTTATAGTTTATCTGTTT AAAATGTCTGCATATGATAATGTGGTTGGCGGGAAGTTGAAACTAAAGGGGAAGGCATTGGATGTAAAAGCCGCtggaataaagaaaaagaaaaagaaggaaaagaaggatTATGATCAAATCTCCCAGGTTACAGAAAACGAGCTTTCGATTG ATGGGGGTAGTGGATCCATAGATAATTCCACCAAGGAAGAGACCACAGATGCAACTAAATCTGTTGGTGAAGAAAATGCCGGTCGCTGGGATGATAATCTAACCCCTGCAGAGAGGCGCTACATAGAacagagagagaggatcgacaTGCATAAGATGGCCAAGACTGCTAATAAATCACATCGTGACCGAATTGAAGATTTCAATCAGTACTTGGCAAACATGAGTGAGCACTATGACATTCCCAAAGTTGGCCCTGGCTAA
- the LOC101257941 gene encoding universal stress protein A-like protein, whose protein sequence is MSEKSVLIFAIDDSDHSFYALEWTLDHYFGSPSTSQFKLVIIHAKSNAYATCSVGMSGPGRIDVLTLIETDIKRAVDNVIEKAKELCKSKGVSNVSYEVYEGDARNIIVDAVEKQHATLLVMGSHGYGAFKRAVLGSVSDYCSHHANCSVMIVKNNKPKK, encoded by the exons ATGAGTGAGAAATCAGTGTTGATTTTTGCAATTGATGATAGTGATCATAGTTTCTATGCTCTTGAATGGACACTTGATCATTATTTTGGTTCTCCATCAACTTCTCAATTTAAGCTTGTAATTATTCATGCAAAAAGTAATGCATATGCTACTTGTTCGGTAGGAATGTCTGGACCAG GAAGAATTGATGTGCTTACACTCATAGAAACAGACATTAAAAGGGCAGTAGATAATGTTATTgaaaaagcaaaagaattatgCAAGAGTAAAGGTGTATCAAATGTatcatatgaagtatatgaaGGTGATGCTAGGAATATTATTGTTGATGCAGTTGAAAAACAACATGCCACTCTTTTGGTCATGGGCAGCCATGGTTATGGAGCTTTCAaaag GGCTGTATTGGGCAGTGTAAGTGATTATTGTTCCCACCATGCTAATTGTTCTGTGATGATTGTGAAGAATAATAAACCAAAGAAATAG
- the LOC101262400 gene encoding eukaryotic translation initiation factor 2 subunit gamma, whose product MSRKGLMEQDLSKLDVTKLHPLSPEVISRQATINIGTIGHVAHGKSTVVKAISGVQTVRFKNELERNITIKLGYANAKIYKCEEDRCPRPMCYKAYGSAKEDSPMCDVPGFETCRMKLLRHVSFVDCPGHDILMATMLNGAAIMDGALLLIAANESCPQPQTSEHLAAVEIMRLQHIIILQNKVDLVQENVAINQHEAIQKFIQGTVADGAPVVPISAQLKYNIDVVAEYIVKKIPIPERNFISPPNMIVIRSFDVNKPGFEVDDIRGGVAGGSILKGVLKVNQLIEVRPGITVKDESGNIKCTPIYSRIVSLFAEQNELQFAVPGGLIGVGTTMDPTLTRADRLVGQVLGEVGSLPEVFVELEVNFFLLRRLLGVRTKDTERQGKVSKLAKGEILMLNIGSMSTGARVVAVKNVFAKLQLTSPVCTSKGEKIALSRRIEKHWRLIGWGQIQAGITLDVPPCPI is encoded by the exons ATGTCTCGGAAAGGATTGATGGAGCAAGACCTGAGTAAGTTGGATGTAACAAAGTTGCATCCACTTTCACCAGAGGTTATTTCTCGTCAGGCTACGATAAATATTG GGACCATTGGGCATGTGGCTCATGGAAAGTCAACAGTTGTAAAAGCTATATCTGGAGTTCAG ACTGTTCGTTTTAAAAATGAGCTAGAAAGAAACATCACAATTAAGCTTGGGTATGCTAATGCTAAGATATATAAATGTGAAGAAGACCGCTGCCCTAGACCCATGTGCTACAA GGCATATGGAAGTGCAAAAGAAGACAGTCCCATGTGTGATGTCCCTGGTTTTGAGACCTGTAGGATGAAATTGCTGAGACATGTATCTTTCGTTGATTGCCCC GGTCATGATATTCTCATGGCTACTATGCTTAATGGAGCTGCAATTATGGATGGAGCATTACTTCTAATTGCTGCTAACGAGAGCTGTCCCCAACCTCAGACTTCTGAACATTTAGCTGCTGTAGAAATTATGCGCCTCCAACACATAATAATTCTCCAAAATAAGGTTGATCTAGTTCAGGAAAATGTTGCCATTAACCAGCATGAGGCAATTCAGAAATTTATTCAG GGAACTGTTGCTGATGGTGCTCCAGTTGTACCAATCTCTGCGCAATTGAAGTACAACATCGATGTTGTTGCTGAATATATTGTGAAGAAAATTCCCATTCCTGAGAGGAATTTCATTTCACCACCAAATATGATAGTCATCCGATCATTTGATGTTAATAAACCTGGTTTTGAAGTTGATGATATCAGAGGCGGTGTCGCTGGTGGCAGTATACTGAAG GGAGTCCTGAAGGTAAATCAACTCATTGAGGTTCGTCCCGGTATTACTGTCAAGGATGAGAGTGGCAACATTAAGTGTACCCCAATATATTCAAGAATAGTGTCATTGTTTGCTGAGCAAAATGAGCTACAATTTGCTGTGCCCGGAGGCCTCATTGGAGTTGGAACAACTATGGATCCAACATTGACTCGTGCTGATCGTTTGGTCGGACAGGTTCTTGGGGAGGTTGGCTCACTTCCTGAAGTGTTTGTTGAACTGGAG GTAAATTTCTTCTTGCTCCGCCGTCTTCTGGGAGTGAGGACAAAGGACACGGAAAGGCAGGGTAAAGTCTCAAAGTTGGCCAAGGGAGAGATTCTCATGTTAAACATAGGATCTATGTCAACTGGGGCTCGTGTTGTCGCTGTTAAGAATGTCTTCGCAAAACTGCAATTGACATCACCTGTGTGTACCAGCAAAGGTGAGAAAATTGCTCTTAGCAGGAGAATCGAGAAGCACTGGCGTCTCATAGGTTGGGGCCAAATCCAAGCTGGTATCACCCTTGATGTTCCCCCTTGCCCAATCTGA
- the LOC101258242 gene encoding condensin-2 complex subunit CAP-D3 has protein sequence MASKFSRFSMEGAIERIVNDLKTQTSMSESTLKDIQTLLDHTLKAHDPIDIQDFYDGLSSRNLSPTSLVNSIASAMDSSPLSVSLLASKVYLSLLLTPNSPVFTLFTPMAFLSLLRSIRQGFKAPSTVSPDGSGSSNQGKRKRGRVRKGGRNVRDGENESEFDVRVLFIMLDRLEMVLSLVHLGRFPDCLKSLVQTIAEIAVKGVDLCGNSGIYGGFCELGNQILSEVLKSEHGDQGISAVEVLKSLTPLILLVKSPARTFSLEFVVNRMMILAKESNDIKKTVLNFPKYIVQKAPEKAEPRAAAVEAIVEIVKRMDFEDQNEFASYVVKISQGKAHLRLLAVDLIPALMMSLKDPFGWHSNVEVESSWGLSCLELLIQRCSDATAGIRARALTNLAQLVGFFSGNDKSKSVLKKFMGFGSVGNDVSDKPGSVMNSILKKRCMDEKAAVRKAALLVISKLASLSDSAPDEDFLKTLGMACSDPLVSIRKAAISALSEAFRIFTEGSVVKEWLHSIPRLITDNESSIQEECENLFLELVLDRISRSGSSNLLNHASEGSSNGKAAALEMKMESLYPQGVLGILREICDGEVTPWVKKICTNLGKKKKLKPKIVTTLQNIIKSSESLWLSDSMPIDKWTAPPGTWFLLSEVSAFLSRATDWEFLHHHWQLLDKYKATGDPDSSWDPGCPEEGLNTTSSTFSWAADRVHLLQTISNVSMDLPPEPAADLAHNLLQRLEEFNMHSTEVNAHVKALKTLCKRKALNPQEGESLVAKWVNQLISKASRLLDAYMSKNVEENGTIFVTPLGCTTGKGKRTVASHSKLLPETITAVHTIGSLVTNCPAADLSTIVPILHTIITSGTSNTRAKKPAVASISIKKTAPSLYIQAWLTMGKVCLTDGKLAKRYIPLFVQELEKADCASLRNNIVVVMADFCVRYTALVDCYLSKITKCLRDPCELVRRQTFILLSRLLQRDYVKWRGVLFLRFLLSLVDESETIRQLADFLFGNILKAKAPLLAYNSFVEAMFVLNDCDAHTGSSKPQNSRNETRIFSIRGNDEKSRSSRMHIYVTLLKQMAPEHLLATFAKICAEILAAASDGLLNIEDTTGQSVLQDAFQVLSSKEIRISTSRGSTTESADVEEEGADGGPSSAAKGRAITQAVKKSLIQNTIPIFIELKRLLESKNSPLTGSLMECLRNLLKDYKNEIDDMLIADKQLQKELIYDMQKYESMKAKSAAAEAVATMQRPDVYRSPSNPTTSSFMNKKPDEDNPRIASAMADAVAAVAARSVLREVNRGTSTPPLSAMKAPRLKSHSGGALSRGDKPPEVIESLRRRQNFDSDDEN, from the exons ATGGCTTCCAAATTCTCTAGGTTTTCAATGGAAGGCGCTATAGAGAGAATAGTAAACGACCTCAAAACTCAAACATCCATGTCAGAATCAACTTTAAAGGATATACAAACCCTTTTGGATCATACACTCAAAGCCCACGACCCTATAGATATTCAAGACTTTTACGATGGATTATCTTCAAGGAATCTCTCACCCACTTCGTTAGTCAATTCAATTGCTTCAGCGATGGATTCTTCACCTTTGAGTGTTTCGCTTTTGGCTTCGAAGGTTTACTTGTCTCTACTTTTGACACCTAATTCTCCTGTATTTACGCTTTTTACTCCGATGGCGTTTTTGTCTCTTCTTCGTTCAATTCGTCAGGGTTTTAAGGCACCCTCTACGGTTTCCCCAGATGGGTCGGGGTCAAGTAATCAGGGGaagaggaagagggggagggtTCGGAAAGGAGGGAGAAATGTCCGGGATGGTGAAAATGAGAGTGAATTTGATGTTAGGGTTTTGTTCATTATGCTTGATAGGTTGGAAATGGTACTGAGTTTAGTCCATTTGGGTAGGTTTCCAGATTGTTTGAAGAGTTTGGTACAAACTATAGCTGAAATTGCAGTTAAAGGAGTTGATTTATGTGGGAATTCTGGGATTTATGGGGGATTTTGTGAGCTGGGTAATCAGATTTTGAGTGAAGTACTGAAGAGTGAACATGGAGATCAAGGGATTTCAGCTGTTGAGGTATTGAAGTCATTGACGCCTTTAATTCTATTGGTTAAATCACCAGCAAGGACTTTTAGTTTGGAATTTGTGGTGAATAGAATGATGATATTGGCGAAAGAATCGAATGATATAAAGAAAACAGTTTTGAATTTTCCAAAGTACATAGTGCAAAAGGCTCCTGAAAAGGCTGAGCCAAGGGCTGCAGCTGTTGAAGCCATTGTGGAAATTGTCAAGCGTATGGACTTTGAAGATCAAAATGAGTTTGCTAGTTATGTGGTGAAGATTAGCCAAGGGAAAGCACATCTGCGATTATTAGCTGTGGACCTTATTCCAGCATTGATGATGTCGCTAAAGGATCCATTTGGGTGGCATTCAAATGTTGAGGTTGAAAGTTCTTGGGGCTTGAGTTGTTTGGAGTTGCTGATTCAGCGTTGTTCTGATGCAACTGCTGGAATAAGGGCTCGGGCTTTGACAAATTTGGCTCAATTGGTGGGTTTTTTCTCTGGGAATGATAAAAGCAAATCAGTGCTGAAGAAGTTTATGGGGTTTGGTTCAGTTGGAAATGACGTTTCTGATAAGCCTGGAAGTGTAATGAATAGCATTCTGAAGAAACGATGTATGGACGAGAAGGCTGCAGTCAGGAAGGCTGCTCTTCTTGTAATATCCAAGCTGGCATCTCTTTCAGACAGTGCTCCAGATGAAGATTTTCTCAagacattgggcatggcatgttcTGATCCACTTGTTAGCATAAGGAAAGCAGCAATTTCAGCTCTTTCAGAG GCATTTAGGATATTCACAGAAGGTAGTGTAGTTAAGGAGTGGCTACATTCCATTCCTCGTCTCATAACTGATAATGAATCTAGCATACAGGAAGAGTGTGAGAATCTGTTCCTAGAGTTGGTTCTCGACCGTATTTCTAGATCTGGATCCAGCAATCTCCTGAATCATGCATCTGAGGGTAGTTCAAATGGCAAGGCAGCAGCCTTGGAGATGAAAATGGAATCGTTATATCCTCAAGGAGTTTTAGGTATATTGAGAGAGATATGTGATGGAGAGGTGACACCCTGGGTGAAGAAGATCTGCACAAATTtaggaaagaagaaaaaactcaaGCCTAAGATTGTCACTACACTTCAAAATATCATAAAGTCGTCCGAATCTCTGTGGTTAAGCGATTCCATGCCAATAGATAAGTGGACAGCACCTCCAGGTACTTGGTTTCTACTCTCAGAGGTGTCCGCATTCCTTTCCCGAGCTACGGATTGGGAATTCCTCCATCATCATTGGCAGCTCCTTGACAAGTATAAAGCCACTGGAGATCCTGATAGCTCATGGGATCCAGGTTGTCCAGAGGAAGGGCTAAATACAACATCAAGCACTTTTTCATGGGCTGCAGATCGTGTGCATCTTTTGCAAACAATCTCTAATGTTTCTATGGATCTGCCACCTGAACCTGCGGCAGATCTAGCTCATAACCTTCTTCAACGTTTAGAGGAGTTCAACATGCATTCAACAGAG GTTAATGCTCATGTGAAAGCACTCAAAACTTTGTGCAAGCGGAAGGCTCTGAACCCTCAAGAGGGTGAATCCCTTGTTGCAAAATGGGTAAATCAGCTAATATCCAAAGCATCCAGATTGCTAGATGCATACATGTCAAAGAATGTGGAAGAAAATGGAACTATCTTTGTCACACCACTTGGATGTACAACTGGAAAGGGGAAAAGAACAGTGGCATCACACTCTAAATTGTTACCAGAAACAATAACTGCAGTTCATACTATTGGGTCTCTAGTTACTAATTGTCCTGCAGCTGATTTATCAACCATTGTTCCTATTTTACACACAATTATCACTTCTGGTACCAGTAACACTAGAGCTAAAAAACCAGCAGTCGCTTCCATTTCCATAAAGAAGACTGCTCCTTCCTTGTACATTCAAGCTTGGTTAACCATGGGCAAGGTCTGCCTCACTGATGGGAAACTTGCAAAGCGCTACATTCCTCTGTTTGTCCAG GAGCTTGAGAAGGCTGATTGTGCTTCCCTCCGCAACAACATAGTTGTAGTGATGGCAGATTTTTGTGTACGGTATACTGCTCTAGTTGACTG TTACCTATCGAAAATCACCAAGTGCCTACGTGATCCATGTGAACTTGTTAGAAGGCAGACATTTATACTACTATCCAGACTATTGCAG AGAGACTACGTCAAGTGGAGAGGAGTGCTTTTCCTTCGGTTCCTGTTATCTCTTGTTGATGAATCAGAGACGATTAGACAATTGGCTGATTTTCTATTTGGAAATATATTAAAAG CCAAAGCACCACTTTTAGCCTATAACAGTTTTGTAGAAGCCATGTTCGTGCTGAATGACTGCGATGCTCATACTGGATCCAGTAAACCTCAGAATTCACGAAATGAGACCCGAATTTTTTCTATACG AGGAAATGATGAGAAGTCAAGGTCTTCAAGAATGCACATATATGTGACATTGCTAAAACAAATGGCTCCAGAACACCTACTAGCCACATTTGCCAAAATATGTGCAGAGATCCTTGCTGCTGCATCTGATGGTTTGCTTAATATCGAGGATACAACTGGACAGTCTGTTCTGCAG GACGCATTCCAAGTTCTTTCTAGTAAGGAGATCCGAATTTCCACTAGCCGTGGTTCGACCACAGAATCAGCGGATGTGGAAGAAGAAGGGGCAGATGGAGGACCATCCTCAGCAGCAAAGGGAAGAGCAATAACACAAGCAGTCAAGAAAAGCTTAATCCAGAATACGATCCCGATTTTTATAGAATTAAAACGCCTACTAGAGAGCAAAAACAGTCCTCTCACTGGTTCTCTCATGGAATGCCTTAGGAACCTCCTCAAGGATTACAAGAATGAGATTGATGACATGTTGATTGCTGATAAGCAACTCCAGAAAGAGCTCATTTACGACATGCAAAAATACGAATCAATGAAGGCAAAGTCAGCTGCTGCTGAGGCAGTTGCAACCATGCAAAGGCCAGATGTTTATCGGTCACCAAGTAATCCTACAACTTCAAGCTTCATGAACAAGAAACCTGATGAGGACAATCCAAGAATAGCTTCAGCCATGGCAGATGCAGTGGCAGCTGTCGCAGCTCGGTCAGTGCTCAGGGAAGTCAATAGAGGGACATCAACTCCACCACTTAGTGCAATGAAGGCACCTAGGCTCAAGTCTCATTCAGGTGGAGCATTAAGCAGAGGAGACAAGCCTCCTGAAGTGATTGAGTCTCTAAGGAGAAGGCAAAACTTTGATTCTGATGACGAAAACTGA
- the LOC109119113 gene encoding uncharacterized protein: MIDDQRRGPPHAALLAVVVIAVMIVPSLIGENGEAITEFISELLTPIGLLLLPIILLLTIQFLSSDSGSFVSSIFSSGEPNSIHRASGSPVGVALVLLLVLFLLYNPFSLFGGDDED; encoded by the coding sequence atgatCGACGATCAACGTCGTGGTCCGCCACACGCGGCCTTATTAGCGGTGGTGGTTATAGCAGTGATGATCGTTCCGTCATTAATCGGTGAAAATGGTGAAGCAATCACTGAATTCATCTCTGAACTTCTTACCCCAATTGGATTACTCCTTTTGCCTATAATTTTACTTCTCACAATTCAATTTCTCTCATCTGATAGCGGCTCTTTCGTCTCGAGTATCTTTTCGAGTGGTGAGCCAAATTCAATTCATCGTGCTAGTGGTTCCCCTGTTGGTGTTGCTCTCGTTCTTCTCCTTGTTCTGTTTCTTCTGTATAATCCATTTTCGCTCTTTGGTGGTGATGATGAAGATTGA
- the CGI1 gene encoding uncharacterized protein LOC543754, translating into MSAYDNVVGGKLKLKGKALDVKAAGIKKKKKKEKKDYDQISQVTENELSIDGGSGSIDNSTKEETTDATKSVGEENAGRWDDNLTPAERRYIEQRERIDMHKMAKTANKSHRDRIEDFNQYLANMSEHYDIPKVGPG; encoded by the exons ATGTCTGCATATGATAATGTGGTTGGCGGGAAGTTGAAACTAAAGGGGAAGGCATTGGATGTAAAAGCCGCtggaataaagaaaaagaaaaagaaggaaaagaaggatTATGATCAAATCTCCCAGGTTACAGAAAACGAGCTTTCGATTG ATGGGGGTAGTGGATCCATAGATAATTCCACCAAGGAAGAGACCACAGATGCAACTAAATCTGTTGGTGAAGAAAATGCCGGTCGCTGGGATGATAATCTAACCCCTGCAGAGAGGCGCTACATAGAacagagagagaggatcgacaTGCATAAGATGGCCAAGACTGCTAATAAATCACATCGTGACCGAATTGAAGATTTCAATCAGTACTTGGCAAACATGAGTGAGCACTATGACATTCCCAAAGTTGGCCCTGGCTAA
- the LOC101262705 gene encoding UDP-glucuronic acid decarboxylase 4-like: protein MRSDDNHEVIHKNYIKKHSMMKRFSFRNSIQYVLEKQRFMCLLIGIATSIFVCSVVSISSPILKFDFESIDIQDTFISNNPIPRRIAYELVDEIDHINAGGKVPLGLKGKSKRILVTGGAGFVGSHLVDRLIARGDSVIVVDNFFTGKKENLLHHFKNPRFELIRHDVVEPILLEVDQIYHLACPASPVHYKFNPVKTIKTNVMGTMNMLGLAKRVGARFLITSTSEVYGDPLQHPQAETYWGNVNPIGVRSCYDEGKRTAETLTMDYHRGLNIEVRIARIFNTYGPRMCIDDGRVVSNFVAQALRKEPMTVYGDGKQTRSFQFVSDLVEGLMRLMEGNHVGPFNLGNPGEFTMLELAKVVQETIDPNAKIEFRPNTEDDPHKRKPDITKAKQLLGWEPVVSLRQGLPMMVDDFRQRIFGDDKQDSGNLLTI from the exons atgaGATCTGATGATAATCATGAGGTGATtcataaaaattacattaaaaaacacagcatgatgaagagattttcaTTTAGAAATTCAATTCAATATGTGCTTGAAAAACAAAGATTTATGTGTCTTTTGATTGGAATTGCTACGTCAATTTTCGTTTGCTCTGTAGTTTCTATTTCTTCTCCAATATTAAAATTCGATTTTGAATCGATTGATATTCAAGATACATTTATATCGAATAATCCGATCCCTCGGAGAATTGCTTACGAGTTGGTTGATGAAATCGACCACATTAATGCag gTGGAAAGGTTCCATTGGGATTGAAAGGAAAGAGTAAGAGAATATTAGTAACAGGAGGAGCAGGATTTGTTGGGAGCCATTTGGTGGATAGATTAATAGCAAGAGGAGATAGTGTTATtgttgttgataatttttttacagGTAAAAAAGAGAATTTGTTGCACCATTTCAAGAACCCAAGGTTTGAACTTATTCGACACGATGTCGTTGAGCCGATTTTGTTAGAAGTCGATCAGATTTATCATCTAGCTTGTCCCGCTTCTCCTGTTCATTACAAGTTTAATCCAGTCAAGACTATT AAAACAAATGTGATGGGAACAATGAATATGTTGGGATTAGCAAAAAGAGTGGGAGCTAGGTTTCTTATTACTAGCACAAGTGAAGTTTATGGTGATCCATTGCAACATCCTCAGGCTGAGACTTATTGGGGCAATGTTAATCCCATTG GTGTCCGCAGTTGTTATGATGAAGGAAAACGTACAGCTGAAACTTTGACCATGGACTACCATAGAGGACTCAACATTGAG gTTAGAATTGCTAGGATTTTCAACACATATGGACCACGTATGTGTATAGATGATGGTCGAGTTGTTAGCAATTTTGTAGCACAG GCTTTAAGAAAGGAGCCAATGACAGTTTATGGAGATGGAAAACAAACCAGGAGCTTTCAATTTGTCTCCGATTtg GTTGAAGGTTTGATGAGGTTGATGGAAGGAAATCATGTAGGTCCTTTCAACCTTGGGAATCCCGGTGAATTCACCATGCTTGAACTAGCTAAG GTGGTGCAAGAAACAATAGATCCAAATGCAAAAATAGAATTTAGACCCAATACGGAAGATGATCCTCACAAGAGAAAGCCCGACATTACAAAAGCAAAACAACTTTTAGGATGGGAGCCCGTTGTTTCTCTCCGGCAGGGACTTCCGATGATGGTTGACGACTTCCGGCAACGGATTTTTGGCGACGACAAGCAAGATTCCGGCAACTTATTAaccatataa